In Syngnathus scovelli strain Florida chromosome 11, RoL_Ssco_1.2, whole genome shotgun sequence, one DNA window encodes the following:
- the LOC125976887 gene encoding B9 domain-containing protein 2 has product MAELHIIGQLVGATGFPQNSLFCKWGVHTGGAWRLLSGLKQGQTQVDCPQTGDMAYWCHPIDLHYVTKGLQGWPKIHLQVWHQDSFGRCELFGYGYCHVPSSPGHHRISCCTWRPLGSWPEELSRRFVGGGPQLKNPDLIYSGADRYRLHTAAMGTVELELGIIMRNFDKYGVES; this is encoded by the coding sequence ATGGCCGAGCTGCACATCATAGGTCAGTTGGTCGGGGCAACGGGCTTCCCTCAGAACAGCCTCTTTTGCAAATGGGGGGTTCACACTGGTGGGGCGTGGCGACTTCTCTCCGGCTTGAAGCAGGGTCAAACTCAAGTGGACTGCCCCCAGACAGGAGACATGGCGTACTGGTGCCATCCCATCGACCTGCATTACGTCACCAAGGGTCTCCAAGGTTGGCCTAAGATCCACCTCCAGGTGTGGCACCAGGATTCGTTTGGTCGGTGCGAGCTGTTCGGCTACGGCTACTGCCACGTCCCCTCCAGCCCGGGACATCATCGAATTAGCTGCTGTACGTGGAGGCCCCTGGGCTCCTGGCCGGAGGAGCTATCGCGAAGGTTCGTCGGCGGCGGACCACAGCTCAAGAACCCCGATCTGATCTACAGTGGGGCGGACAGATACAGGCTACACACCGCCGCCATGGGCACTGTGGAGCTGGAGCTCGGCATCATCATGAGAAACTTTGACAAATATGGCGTCGAGAGTTGA
- the LOC125976837 gene encoding protein shisa-4, with protein MASGLPGVVLLPLLCAVLAACVSADDKDCLEYTDILGAFHPYEQCKLGFCCGNCHSKRCCRDSFLRFTEDSQEQCEYDSLMDSTPMLGSVIGGVIFMVVVLISCCVCPCCCLYKICRKPRPVVATSTHTTVVTNTPQHYPQQPIMSPGQPQAYPAAPYPAYQPVPVQTGYGQPMPPQGYPQHPMPAIPPPGQHYTPGPPPTYIEATGPAYPPNPMPYSQAAFTPGQPSYPLQPPGQPPVQPPMQPPVQPQPNAPAARVDYLNQPAYNPDFVSPPPKMG; from the exons ATGGCGTCAGGCCTCCCGGGTGTCGTCCTCTTGCCCTTACTATGTGCCGTTCTGGCCGCCTGCGTATCGG CGGACGATAAAGACTGCCTGGAGTACACAGACATCCTTGGCGCGTTTCATCCATACGAGCAATGTAAGCTAGGATTCTGCTGTGGTAACTGCCACTCCAAACGGTGCTGTAGGGATAGCTTCCTTCGATTTACAGAGGATAGCCAAGAGCAATG TGAATATGATTCACTCATGGACAGCACCCCGATGTTGGGTTCTGTGATTGGTGGTGTCATCTTTATGGTGGTGGTGCTCATAAGCTGCTGTGTGTGTCCCTGCTGTTGCCTGTACAAGATATGCCGCAAGCCGCGAC CGGTAGTCGCAACTTCCACTCACACCACCGTCGTGACTAACACCCCCCAGCATTACCCCCAGCAACCCATAATGTCGCCCGGGCAACCACAAGCCTACCCGGCGGCCCCTTATCCAGCGTACCAGCCTGTACCGGTGCAGACGGGATATGGCCAGCCCATGCCACCTCAGGGATACCCGCAACATCCCATGCCCGCTATCCCTCCCCCAGGACAGCATTACACACCGGGACCGCCGCCAACATATATAGAAGCCA CCGGCCCGGCCTACCCTCCCAACCCGATGCCTTACAGCCAGGCTGCCTTCACCCCCGGCCAGCCGTCTTACCCTCTGCAGCCCCCTGGGCAGCCTCCTGTGCAGCCCCCTATGCAGCCCCCCGTGCAGCCCCAGCCCAATGCCCCAGCAGCCCGAGTTGACTACCTGAATCAGCCGGCGTACAACCCAGATTTTGTCTCTCCACCACCCAAGATGGGTTAA
- the LOC125976838 gene encoding protein shisa-5 has translation MVSTVLPFLVFVSCVLFLPIWADDCSSYWDDNGVRHNGLQCGGMYCCGTCSEKYCCTKERSRLTQEQQEICDDMPRFAKFSRPAIVLGSILGTVIPIIFCVGLITCFVVPCCCLYKKCRKQHNSRRRQNVTSTFVAAPHQPASPPHPSHPSYQPVPVHGGPAMPTAPVGPPPYVGPVPPAYTPLPLPPRPNEHPQPPYNPAYGFNP, from the exons ATGGTGTCGACCGTTTTGCCCTTTCTAGTCTTCGTGTCCTGTGTCCTCTTTCTACCTATATGGG CTGACGACTGTTCTAGCTACTGGGACGACAACGGCGTTCGTCACAATGGTCTccagtgtggtgggatgtactgCTGTGGAACCTGCAGCGAGAAATATTGCTGCACTAAAGAGCGAAGTCGGCTAACTCAAGAGCAACAGGAAATCTGTGATGACAT GCCTCGCTTCGCGAAGTTCTCCAGGCCTGCCATAGTtttaggcagcatcctcggtacAGTCATTCCCATTATCTTCTGCGTGGGTCTCATTACCTGCTTTGTGGTTCCATGCTGCTGTCTGTACAAAAAGTGCAGGAAACAACACAATTCAAGGCGACGTCAAA ATGTGACATCCACCTTTGTCGCCGCACCCCATCAGCCGGCCTCCCCACCTCATCCGTCCCATCCTAGCTACCAGCCTGTGCCTGTCCACGGAGGCCCCGCCATGCCCACTGCACCGGTGGGCCCACCACCATACGTTGGACCCG TTCCTCCAGCATACACTCCACTTCCTCTACCACCACGTCCAAATGAACATCCCCAACCTCCCTACAATCCTGCCTACGGCTTCAACCCCTAA
- the alas1 gene encoding 5-aminolevulinate synthase, non-specific, mitochondrial isoform X1, with translation MDVIVRRCPFLARVPQAFMQQPRNSLVVYAQRCPIMMELASKPMAPSLARALCSSTSYHQRAENNTTEGTQPKVEAKLPSGHSTVPSGQAVASKCPFLAAEMGQKNSSVVRQVGMEFQEDVQEVRTVQKEVSPDQLKQPSLASTSESLMKTLLKQRPKMVSHLLQDNLPSSCKLSRFHYDGFFEKKIEEKKSDHTYRVFKTVNRLANEFPMADDFTGSLEEKREVSVWCSNDYLGMSRHPRVVQSIMETLQKHGSGAGGTRNISGTSKFHVELEEELADLHKKDAALLFTSCFVANDSTLFTLSKMLPGCEIYSDAGNHASMIQGIRNSGAKKFIFRHNDVSHLRELLLKGDPSKPKIVAFETVHSMDGAVCPLEEMCDVAHEFGAITFVDEVHAVGLYGARGGGIGDRDGVMDKMDIISGTLGKAFGCVGGYIASTAALVDTVRSYAAGFIFTTSLPPMLLSGARQSIQVLKGEEGRTLRRKHQRNVKLLRQMLMDAGLPVVHCPSHIIPVRVSNAEKNTEVCDLMMSRHNIYVQAINYPTVAKGDELLRIAPTPHHSPEMMKYFVERLVHTWKEAGLELKPHSSAECTFCQQPLHFEVMSEREKSYFNGLSHPISARG, from the exons ATGGATGTCATAGTGCGCCGCTGTCCATTCCTGGCTCGTGTACCCCAGGCCTTCATGCAGCAGCCCAGAAATTCACTGGTGGTTTACGCCCAGCGTTGCCCCATCATGATGGAGCTGGCCTCCAAACCCATGGCGCCGTCTCTGGCGCGAGCTCTCTGCTCGTCCACTTCCTATCACCAGAGGGCTGAGAATAACACCACTGAAG GTACCCAACCGAAGGTGGAGGCCAAGTTGCCCTCAGGCCATTCGACTGTGCCATCTGGTCAGGCCGTGGCCTCCAAATGCCCGTTCCTGGCTGCGGAGATGGGCCAGAAGAACAGCAGCGTGGTTCGCCAGGTCGGCATGGAGTTCCAAGAAGATGTTCAGGAAGTCCGCACTGTCCAGAAAG aAGTGTCTCCTGATCAGCTGAAGCAGCCATCCTTGGCCAGCACCAGTGAAAGTCTCATGAAGACACTCCTCAAACAGCGTCCTAAGATGGTCTCCCACCTGCTACAGGACAATTTGCCAAGCAGCTGTAAGT TGTCCCGCTTCCATTACGACGGCTTTTTCGAAAAGAAGATCGAAGAGAAGAAAAGCGACCACACGTACCGCGTGTTCAAGACTGTGAACCGTCTGGCCAATGAGTTCCCCATGGCCGACGACTTCACGGGCTCCCTGGAGGAGAAAAGGGAGGTGTCGGTGTGGTGCAGCAACGACTACTTGGGCATGAGTCGACATCCTCGTGTAGTTCAATCAATCAT GGAAACACTACAAAAGCACGGCTCGGGGGCAGGAGGCACTCGGAACATCTCCGGCACCAGCAAGTTCCACGTGGAACTGGAAGAAGAGCTGGCTGACCTCCACAAAAAGGATGCGGCGCTACTCTTCACTTCCTGCTTTGTGGCCAATGACTCCACCCTGTTTACCTTGTCAAAGATGCTGCCAG GTTGCGAGATCTACTCTGACGCAGGCAACCACGCATCGATGATTCAGGGAATTCGGAACAGTGGTGCCAAGAAGTTCATTTTCCGCCACAATGACGTCTCTCACCTCCGAGAGTTGCTGCTTAAGGGAGATCCGAGCAAGCCAAAGATTGTTGCATTTGAGACTGTCCACTCTATGGATG GGGCTGTGTGTCCGCTCGAAGAGATGTGCGATGTGGCCCACGAATTTGGCGCAATCACATTTGTTGACGAGGTTCACGCCGTGGGTCTGTACGGAGCCAGGGGAGGTGGAATTGGAGATCGTGATGGGGTCATGGACAAGATGGATATCATCTCTGGGACATTAG GCAAAGCCTTCGGCTGTGTCGGCGGCTACATCGCCAGCACCGCCGCCCTGGTGGACACAGTCCGCTCGTACGCCGCCGGCTTCATCTTCACCACCTCTCTGCCGCCGATGTTGCTCTCCGGTGCCCGGCAGTCCATCCAGGTGCTCAAGGGCGAGGAGGGTCGCACGCTGAGACGTAAGCACCAGCGCAACGTCAAGCTTCTCCGGCAGATGCTGATGGACGCTGGGCTGCCTGTGGTACACTGCCCAAGCCACATCATCCCAGTTCGG GTGTCTAACGCTGAGAAGAACACAGAGGTGTGTGACCTCATGATGAGTCGCCACAATATCTACGTGCAGGCCATCAACTATCCCACTGTGGCTAAAGGGGATGAGCTTCTGCGCATTGCTCCAACACCTCACCACAGCCCTGAGATGATGAAATACTTTGTTG AGAGGTTGGTGCACACATGGAAGGAGGCCGGCCTTGAGCTGAAGCCCCACTCGTCGGCCGAGTGCACCTTCTGCCAGCAGCCTCTTCACTTTGAGGTgatgagcgagagagagaagtctTACTTCAACGGCCTCAGTCACCCGATCTCGGCTCGCGGGTAA
- the alas1 gene encoding 5-aminolevulinate synthase, non-specific, mitochondrial isoform X2, translating to MDVIVRRCPFLARVPQAFMQQPRNSLVVYAQRCPIMMELASKPMAPSLARALCSSTSYHQRAENNTTEGTQPKVEAKLPSGHSTVPSGQAVASKCPFLAAEMGQKNSSVVRQVGMEFQEDVQEVRTVQKEVSPDQLKQPSLASTSESLMKTLLKQRPKMVSHLLQDNLPSSLSRFHYDGFFEKKIEEKKSDHTYRVFKTVNRLANEFPMADDFTGSLEEKREVSVWCSNDYLGMSRHPRVVQSIMETLQKHGSGAGGTRNISGTSKFHVELEEELADLHKKDAALLFTSCFVANDSTLFTLSKMLPGCEIYSDAGNHASMIQGIRNSGAKKFIFRHNDVSHLRELLLKGDPSKPKIVAFETVHSMDGAVCPLEEMCDVAHEFGAITFVDEVHAVGLYGARGGGIGDRDGVMDKMDIISGTLGKAFGCVGGYIASTAALVDTVRSYAAGFIFTTSLPPMLLSGARQSIQVLKGEEGRTLRRKHQRNVKLLRQMLMDAGLPVVHCPSHIIPVRVSNAEKNTEVCDLMMSRHNIYVQAINYPTVAKGDELLRIAPTPHHSPEMMKYFVERLVHTWKEAGLELKPHSSAECTFCQQPLHFEVMSEREKSYFNGLSHPISARG from the exons ATGGATGTCATAGTGCGCCGCTGTCCATTCCTGGCTCGTGTACCCCAGGCCTTCATGCAGCAGCCCAGAAATTCACTGGTGGTTTACGCCCAGCGTTGCCCCATCATGATGGAGCTGGCCTCCAAACCCATGGCGCCGTCTCTGGCGCGAGCTCTCTGCTCGTCCACTTCCTATCACCAGAGGGCTGAGAATAACACCACTGAAG GTACCCAACCGAAGGTGGAGGCCAAGTTGCCCTCAGGCCATTCGACTGTGCCATCTGGTCAGGCCGTGGCCTCCAAATGCCCGTTCCTGGCTGCGGAGATGGGCCAGAAGAACAGCAGCGTGGTTCGCCAGGTCGGCATGGAGTTCCAAGAAGATGTTCAGGAAGTCCGCACTGTCCAGAAAG aAGTGTCTCCTGATCAGCTGAAGCAGCCATCCTTGGCCAGCACCAGTGAAAGTCTCATGAAGACACTCCTCAAACAGCGTCCTAAGATGGTCTCCCACCTGCTACAGGACAATTTGCCAAGCAGCT TGTCCCGCTTCCATTACGACGGCTTTTTCGAAAAGAAGATCGAAGAGAAGAAAAGCGACCACACGTACCGCGTGTTCAAGACTGTGAACCGTCTGGCCAATGAGTTCCCCATGGCCGACGACTTCACGGGCTCCCTGGAGGAGAAAAGGGAGGTGTCGGTGTGGTGCAGCAACGACTACTTGGGCATGAGTCGACATCCTCGTGTAGTTCAATCAATCAT GGAAACACTACAAAAGCACGGCTCGGGGGCAGGAGGCACTCGGAACATCTCCGGCACCAGCAAGTTCCACGTGGAACTGGAAGAAGAGCTGGCTGACCTCCACAAAAAGGATGCGGCGCTACTCTTCACTTCCTGCTTTGTGGCCAATGACTCCACCCTGTTTACCTTGTCAAAGATGCTGCCAG GTTGCGAGATCTACTCTGACGCAGGCAACCACGCATCGATGATTCAGGGAATTCGGAACAGTGGTGCCAAGAAGTTCATTTTCCGCCACAATGACGTCTCTCACCTCCGAGAGTTGCTGCTTAAGGGAGATCCGAGCAAGCCAAAGATTGTTGCATTTGAGACTGTCCACTCTATGGATG GGGCTGTGTGTCCGCTCGAAGAGATGTGCGATGTGGCCCACGAATTTGGCGCAATCACATTTGTTGACGAGGTTCACGCCGTGGGTCTGTACGGAGCCAGGGGAGGTGGAATTGGAGATCGTGATGGGGTCATGGACAAGATGGATATCATCTCTGGGACATTAG GCAAAGCCTTCGGCTGTGTCGGCGGCTACATCGCCAGCACCGCCGCCCTGGTGGACACAGTCCGCTCGTACGCCGCCGGCTTCATCTTCACCACCTCTCTGCCGCCGATGTTGCTCTCCGGTGCCCGGCAGTCCATCCAGGTGCTCAAGGGCGAGGAGGGTCGCACGCTGAGACGTAAGCACCAGCGCAACGTCAAGCTTCTCCGGCAGATGCTGATGGACGCTGGGCTGCCTGTGGTACACTGCCCAAGCCACATCATCCCAGTTCGG GTGTCTAACGCTGAGAAGAACACAGAGGTGTGTGACCTCATGATGAGTCGCCACAATATCTACGTGCAGGCCATCAACTATCCCACTGTGGCTAAAGGGGATGAGCTTCTGCGCATTGCTCCAACACCTCACCACAGCCCTGAGATGATGAAATACTTTGTTG AGAGGTTGGTGCACACATGGAAGGAGGCCGGCCTTGAGCTGAAGCCCCACTCGTCGGCCGAGTGCACCTTCTGCCAGCAGCCTCTTCACTTTGAGGTgatgagcgagagagagaagtctTACTTCAACGGCCTCAGTCACCCGATCTCGGCTCGCGGGTAA